Below is a genomic region from Hylaeus volcanicus isolate JK05 unplaced genomic scaffold, UHH_iyHylVolc1.0_haploid 29265, whole genome shotgun sequence.
TTCGCTGGTCCCATTTTGCATGTCCCAATGGGATGATAGATTGTTTCTGTGTAATGTCTAGCAAGGCATTTCAAATGGTCATCCGATAACGTTTCGTATGACGAGCACTCTTTGACGGGGTTCAAATGCGCTGTAGCgttcaatttcttcattgtcGGAGTCTTGCTCAGTTCGTGGATGATCTTCGCTCCCTCTAcctattgtaattaaaaatcgtgaacattaatacattcttaataaatatttgtcataGTTTATACTTTTCACATACATGGgaaatgtttctatttctattccATTAGAATATTTCTACTGTATAGAAGTACTTTCATCAGATGTGTACATAGCTACatgttaacaaataatttattaaaatgaaaaaaaaaattaaaaaatgattttctagtTGAAAAACCTAAAAATTTGGGTGGATAATGTGGTTTAACCCCTCAAGTTTCTCAACttggaatttgtttttaaatatttaacacgttgatcgccacgtcacccatatatgggtgacagtgattttcactgaaaaactacgaaaattaattctgaatgttaagtgtcacagaaaatgaaattaaataaaatacttgaactttaatgaagttacaaaactaaataccacaataaatgtttcattacacaGTTTCCAATAgcctgtaaacaaaatttaatcacagtagaaattttcaagagtattagtctggcagtgaacgtgttaattagTCTTTCACCAGAACATCGAGGTCGTAAGGATCTTCGAAGTAATTGTAAACAATGATTGGATGGTCCTCTGGCTTCTTCGTCCGCAATTTGATGTGTCCTTTGGTTCTAGGTCTTAAGAGAAGCGGTATGACCCAGTATGAAGGTCGGGTCTGCATATCCATGCACCATTCTTTGTTGAAATGCTTTTCAAACGACAAAAGCGCCCCGAAACAACCGTGCAGAGCGTCATGAACGGGGATgatgaataattgaatatcaGGAAAGTCCTCTGACGCGTTCGCGTACCTGAAAACACAATTAAAATTGCCTCGTTAGTAAACAAACTTTGGCGTGAACAGTGATCAACACAGATGGTTCTTGTTTTCCCAGTTGTTGGCCACTCGATGTTTAAAACGTAAAGTGATGagtcaattatttcatatttcgtattcgtggaaaattatttcaccaATTCAGTGTAAAATACGAGTTTCAGACTCAGGGAGAATAGCGATGCAGCTTTTCTACACGAAGCGTAAAATGAATAGACATTGCATAGTGTTCAGTTACTCAGACATTATTgtattcgttcatttttctccATTGGAATTATTCAAGATTTTCTGTAGCATTACAATCAAAAACAGAACCCAAACAAATGCAAAACGTGTCGAACTTGGAACAGGACTCCAAAGTACTTACTTGGTATTAACAAACGCCATACTCTCGGCTAGAGCAGTGTAATAGGGTCCACTCTGTTTCTCAATGAATTCCATCCCCGTCTGTGGAGTAAGATCACGTGACAAAGAGAACGTGAAAGGTTTTGTGCCCTTATAGTCCTCTGGTGGGTCCACCAAGTAAGTCATGCCACCCATCGCTGCTTGATCCCGAAGATTTTGACCTACACCTGGCAAATCATGTACCACTGGAATCCCCATTGCTCCTAAATGATCTTTGGGTCCGATTCCAGATAGCATCAACAGTTGGGGCGATTGTATCGCACCAGCTGATAATATGACCTCGCGAGGGGCTTTCACCTCCTTCTGAATTTTACCTTGTCGAAATTGTACCCCGTATGCGGTTTTTGTTTTTCCATCTGTAAATTAAGTTAGATGAATAGATAGTGGTCAAGTTCTGCCGCGATCTAGGTAGGAAAAATAGAATGGAAAAGGTTAAATTTATGTTGCAGTTGTTTTAGAGACTTTCTTTTGGTCATTTCAATGAATACAGCTGTAGTGGATATGTATaataggaaataatatttattatttccttcgtgaatgaaaacttttgtgtgaaattgtagtttcttaacttgcTTTTTTAtgatcaatgatattttacatattctcggaagtctctaagatagatgtagtccaaacaacatttactagttaacacgttgatcgccatgtcacccatatacgggtgacagtgcttttcactgaagaactaaaaaaaattaattctgaaagtcaaCCATCAAagggaatgaaattaaacgaaattcatgaatttttatgaagttacaaaaataaatacgacggtgaatgtttgattatgcagtctccagtagtttaaataatatttcattttagcagaaactattaataagaatatttgtctggcattcaatgtgttaatataatttgtgaaattaacaaaaaaatgcgaaaagtgggtaaaagtatagaagcaataagtatttgtacgattcttatgacgaaccatttactgtagagtttgtaacgtaaacacattagtttattgctccatGCGAATTAGAagacatcaaatttccagtaaagtacttttaaacagttgtgcgaatacttattgcttcaacatttctatcgattaattgtttttttcttgttaatttcacaaattatattaactagtaaatgttgtttggactacatctatcttagagacttccgagaatatgtagaatgtcattttttataagaaataagttaagaaattacaattttacacagtttttttggaaatttatcgatgtacgaatactttctacacccactgtatgtttgagctgttatatttgaaaatggaataagtccacttaaaaaaaaaattgagttaacggtaattttattaagatatATAGATACCttctctttatatttataatcatacATGGAGTACGGCTTTTTCATAAAGTAAACAAGACAATTTtgacgataaaatattatcgcaaaaatatattttttaagaggAGTAAATCCATtgctaataattataattaaacaactttcttgttgcaattattattaattagtaCGACTTCAGTTTACACTGTTGCGTTTTAGCAGATATTACTTAGCTAATGCTAGTGCCTGAAAAAAATCTCTTTAAAAAGATAACGTTATTATTGTGTGACAGGCTTGTAACACAATACACACACCAGCTATTTATCATTAATACTGCACTATGTTAACTGAAAAGGAGAaataagtttaaaatttaattattgtttatttttagttatctCATCtaagtaattaattctgtatatGCTTGGTTATTCGtgtatttattaggttgtccgaaaagatTCTTTCTTAATTTGCACTCAACTATTTTGTGCGGTTgtgtttatagaaatagacaatctaatttcttagatgttgatgttgtaacaataatggaacaaaatgaatcgtacgcaattcaataatgtaacattgcacataaaatattgtgtatgtattacttattaataaaatgaaagaaacttttgggacaacctaatatatgtCCACAACAGAAATTTATCCTTGTATAGTATCtattaacaaattgaaaacagtGATAGTAATAAAAACATCATGCATACTCACCATCCTGCACCAAGATCTTCTCCACGTACGACAGAAGGCTGACATGCAAATTTTTTCTCTTCGAAGCCGGTCGTATAAAGGCCTTCGCGGTACTGCAACGAAGTCCATCCCTCACCGTACCGTGCGAGTACGTAACTCCTGTTTGACTGGCTCCGTTTACATCCTTTTCCTCGTATCCCATTTCGGTGACGCCTTTTAGCAAGTACTCGGTCACAGGTGAACGGTACCTGAACTGTTCCACGGTCAAGGGTCCACCGGTTTGATGGTAGGATGATCCTTTTAATCCATCGACCCTCATGTCTTCAGACTTCTTGAAGTAAGGCAACACGCTTTCGTACTTCCATCCTGGATTACCAAGGTTCTCCCACTCGTCGTAATCTTTCTTATTACCGCGAATGTATAACATCGCGTTTATTACGCTGCTTCCACCTAGAACCTAAGGGATTGCAACGAACAAACTTTTGGGTTGATGCATAATTatccagttttcttttttttgttcattctaTCACTTGAAATTAGGATTAGCTTTTTCTAAGACAGAATTTTTTAAGGAGATAGTTCATCAACATACACAGTGTTCTATGAAACATAGATTTAACTTTGTACGAAAGGTATTTAGAACGCTTAtatcaattgtaattattattgttatcttTTTTGAGGTATCATAGCgtaacataattaatttttatgtacaaattatacaGTGAGtatgcagaaataaaattcctgcgtagaaatacaaaatctaATGGAACTATCTATGGTATTAATGGAATCTATGGTGCCACCACAAAATGAAGAAGGTTCTACTGTACCCTGCCTCGTGGCCAATAGTTCTGATGGTTCCTCATGGCGAAGTTGCACGTGGTCGAAGGTTCGGGCCTAAATCCCCAATCCAACAGTGTGTTCTGCGAAGGTAGATAGAATAGAGGAACATCGGTGTACACTGGTTCATCGGTCCCAGCCTCCAACAAAAGCACCGACACATTTGCGTCTTCTGTTATACGATTGGCCAGTACGGATCCAGCTGAGCCACCCCCGATTATTATTACATCGTAACTACTTTGTATTTCCTGTGTAATTACTGGCCTCACTCTGTTCTCAAGATCGACAATGTCGGGTCGGAATATAGggacgaagaaaaatacaatgcCCACACTGATCAATGTCGAAactaaatttatgaaaaatcgCACCGCAAAGAATGGAGTAAGGATGTCCATCTTGTTTTCAGCGGTTAGGCGATTACTGTGAAGAAACACAGACGTGGGTTACATTTAATACGGTCTGATACGGTGTATCGATAGATGATTTATTAACACCACACGTGGGTGACAAGGTTTTTTACTGAGGTAccagagaaattatttctaaagttCAAGTGCTAGatgtgtattatatttaatatcgtttGAAAGATGATTTATTAGCAGGTGCAACGGCACGCCACACACATATGGGTGACAAAGTTGTTTACCGAGGtactaaagaaattatttctaaagttGTGGTGTTACTGAATGTTATGTgaatttacttattattatactgAATTTTTACTTATCACGTTCGAGACCTGAACAAACATTTCAGTAAATATCGATTAGTACATCCCTGATAAACGTGACATTTTCCGTTGTATTACTTACTTGCAATAACGACCACCGTTTACATGCTAATGGTTCGTT
It encodes:
- the LOC128882159 gene encoding glucose dehydrogenase [FAD, quinone]-like, translating into MDILTPFFAVRFFINLVSTLISVGIVFFFVPIFRPDIVDLENRVRPVITQEIQSSYDVIIIGGGSAGSVLANRITEDANVSVLLLEAGTDEPVYTDVPLFYLPSQNTLLDWGFRPEPSTTCNFAMRNHQNYWPRGRVLGGSSVINAMLYIRGNKKDYDEWENLGNPGWKYESVLPYFKKSEDMRVDGLKGSSYHQTGGPLTVEQFRYRSPVTEYLLKGVTEMGYEEKDVNGASQTGVTYSHGTVRDGLRCSTAKAFIRPASKRKNLHVSLLSYVEKILVQDDGKTKTAYGVQFRQGKIQKEVKAPREVILSAGAIQSPQLLMLSGIGPKDHLGAMGIPVVHDLPGVGQNLRDQAAMGGMTYLVDPPEDYKGTKPFTFSLSRDLTPQTGMEFIEKQSGPYYTALAESMAFVNTKYANASEDFPDIQLFIIPVHDALHGCFGALLSFEKHFNKEWCMDMQTRPSYWVIPLLLRPRTKGHIKLRTKKPEDHPIIVYNYFEDPYDLDVLVEGAKIIHELSKTPTMKKLNATAHLNPVKECSSYETLSDDHLKCLARHYTETIYHPIGTCKMGP